Proteins encoded within one genomic window of Planctomycetaceae bacterium:
- a CDS encoding four helix bundle suffix domain-containing protein, which translates to MSQGFIPPHGGYKKLLSYQKSEIVYDATVCFCDRFIDKRSRTHDQMVQAARSGKQNIVEGSMASGTSKEMEIKLTNVARASLEELLADYRDFLRARKLEEWTSEHPYARRLRELNRAPGAGYATFARGIENSDPAVSANVIIGLIRVCSYLLDRQIRELEAAFLKEGGLRERMTAARLKARKDQKDRSDGKDKGR; encoded by the coding sequence ATGAGCCAAGGTTTCATACCTCCCCATGGCGGCTACAAAAAGCTGCTCTCTTATCAGAAGAGCGAAATCGTCTACGATGCAACTGTCTGCTTCTGTGATCGCTTCATCGACAAGCGCAGCCGCACGCACGACCAGATGGTCCAGGCGGCCCGGTCGGGCAAGCAGAATATCGTCGAAGGCAGCATGGCGTCGGGCACGTCGAAAGAAATGGAGATCAAGCTGACCAACGTGGCGCGGGCGAGCCTGGAGGAACTCTTGGCCGACTACCGCGACTTCCTGCGCGCCCGCAAGCTCGAGGAATGGACGTCGGAGCACCCGTACGCCAGACGGTTGCGGGAGCTCAATCGCGCGCCCGGCGCTGGGTACGCCACGTTCGCCCGTGGCATTGAGAACTCGGACCCGGCGGTCAGCGCCAACGTGATCATCGGGCTGATCCGCGTGTGCAGCTATCTTTTGGATCGGCAGATCCGAGAGTTGGAGGCGGCTTTTCTCAAGGAAGGCGGCTTACGGGAGCGGATGACGGCGGCCAGGCTGAAAGCAAGAAAGGACCAAAAGGACCGCAGTGACGGCAAGGACAAGGGACGCTGA